In Kaistella faecalis, a genomic segment contains:
- a CDS encoding aconitate hydratase, protein MTFDLDMIKKVYERYPVRVAAARAAVGKPLTLSEKILYTHLWEGNASQAYERGNSYVDFAPDRVAMQDATAQMALLQFMQAGKSKVAVPSTAHADHLIQARVGAEADLQEGINKNSEVFNFLSSVCDKYGIGFWKPGAGIIHQVVLENYAFPGGMMIGTDSHTVNAGGLGMVAIGVGGADAVDVMAGMAWELKMPKLIGVKLTGKLNGWTSAKDVILKVAGILTVKGGTGCIVEYFGEGAQNLSATGKGTICNMGAEIGATTSTFGYDDSMRRYLAATGRQDVVDAADAIAEHLTGDAEVYANPEQYFDQVIEINLDELAPHLNGPFTPDLATPVSEFRAKAEANGWPLDVEWALIGSCTNSSYEDLSRAASIVEDAVAKGVKPKAILGINPGSEQVKFTAERDGFLDSFRKFESARIFTNACGPCIGQWDREGADKGEKNSIIHSFNRNFAKRADGNPNTHAFVASPEMVAAVAISGRLDFNPITDTLTNQNGEQIKLDEPKGLELPERGFAVDDNGYQAPSEDGSNVQVAVSPTSDRLQLLEPFEPWDGQNITGAKVLIKAFGKCTTDHISMAGPWLKYRGHLDNISNNMLIGAVNAYNMETNKVKNELTGEYGEVPAVARAYKAAGVPTIVVGDQNYGEGSSREHAAMEPRHLGVRAVLVKSFARIHETNLKKQGMLGLTFVNPEEYDKIREDDTVNFLDLDQFAPSHPLQLEFVHSDGTKDLILVNHTYNEQQIGWFKAGSALNLIAEEARNNA, encoded by the coding sequence ATGACTTTCGACCTTGACATGATCAAAAAAGTGTATGAGCGTTATCCTGTAAGAGTTGCAGCAGCAAGAGCAGCCGTGGGAAAACCATTAACACTTTCTGAAAAAATCCTTTATACACACCTTTGGGAAGGAAATGCAAGCCAGGCTTACGAAAGAGGGAATTCTTATGTAGATTTCGCTCCGGACCGTGTTGCGATGCAGGATGCTACGGCACAAATGGCGTTATTACAGTTCATGCAGGCCGGAAAATCCAAAGTTGCAGTTCCCTCTACAGCACATGCCGATCACCTTATTCAGGCAAGAGTTGGAGCGGAAGCAGATTTGCAGGAAGGGATCAATAAGAACTCCGAAGTGTTCAACTTCCTGAGTTCAGTTTGTGATAAATACGGAATTGGTTTCTGGAAGCCCGGTGCAGGTATTATTCACCAGGTTGTGCTTGAAAATTACGCATTTCCAGGCGGAATGATGATCGGAACCGACTCTCACACTGTTAATGCAGGTGGTTTAGGAATGGTTGCCATTGGTGTAGGTGGTGCAGATGCAGTAGATGTAATGGCCGGAATGGCCTGGGAACTGAAAATGCCAAAACTAATCGGGGTAAAATTAACCGGTAAACTGAACGGATGGACTTCTGCAAAAGATGTGATCCTGAAAGTAGCAGGAATTCTAACCGTTAAAGGCGGAACAGGATGCATCGTTGAATATTTTGGCGAAGGAGCGCAAAACCTTTCTGCAACAGGAAAAGGAACAATCTGTAACATGGGTGCCGAGATTGGAGCAACAACTTCAACTTTCGGGTACGATGATTCCATGAGAAGATATTTAGCTGCAACTGGCAGACAGGATGTAGTAGACGCTGCTGATGCAATTGCAGAACACTTAACGGGTGACGCGGAAGTTTATGCAAACCCTGAGCAGTATTTCGATCAGGTAATTGAAATTAATCTTGATGAATTGGCACCACACTTAAACGGACCTTTCACACCGGATTTAGCGACGCCAGTTTCAGAATTCAGAGCGAAAGCTGAAGCAAACGGTTGGCCGCTTGATGTTGAATGGGCATTGATCGGTTCATGTACCAATTCCTCTTACGAAGATTTATCAAGAGCCGCTTCAATTGTTGAAGATGCAGTTGCTAAAGGTGTAAAGCCAAAAGCAATCCTGGGAATTAACCCTGGTTCTGAGCAGGTTAAATTTACTGCTGAAAGGGATGGTTTCCTTGATTCTTTCAGAAAATTTGAATCAGCAAGAATATTTACCAATGCTTGTGGACCTTGTATCGGCCAGTGGGACAGAGAAGGTGCTGATAAAGGCGAGAAAAACTCAATCATTCACTCTTTCAACAGAAACTTTGCGAAAAGAGCCGACGGAAACCCGAATACCCACGCTTTCGTAGCTTCACCGGAAATGGTGGCTGCAGTAGCAATTTCAGGAAGGCTGGATTTTAATCCAATCACTGATACTTTAACCAACCAAAACGGCGAGCAGATCAAATTGGACGAACCAAAAGGTCTTGAACTTCCGGAAAGAGGTTTCGCGGTAGATGATAACGGTTATCAGGCGCCTTCAGAAGACGGTTCAAATGTGCAGGTTGCGGTAAGCCCTACTTCCGACAGACTTCAGTTACTGGAGCCTTTCGAGCCTTGGGACGGACAGAACATCACTGGTGCTAAAGTTTTGATTAAAGCTTTCGGTAAGTGTACTACAGACCATATTTCTATGGCAGGTCCTTGGTTGAAATACAGAGGCCATTTAGATAATATCTCCAACAACATGTTGATTGGTGCTGTAAACGCCTACAACATGGAAACCAACAAAGTTAAGAACGAACTGACAGGCGAATACGGAGAAGTTCCTGCTGTTGCAAGAGCTTACAAAGCTGCCGGCGTTCCTACGATTGTAGTTGGTGACCAGAACTATGGTGAAGGTTCTTCAAGAGAGCATGCCGCAATGGAACCAAGACACTTGGGAGTAAGAGCTGTTTTGGTTAAATCTTTTGCGAGAATCCACGAAACGAACCTTAAAAAGCAGGGGATGCTTGGTTTAACATTTGTGAATCCTGAAGAATACGACAAAATCCGTGAAGATGATACCGTGAATTTCCTTGATTTGGATC
- a CDS encoding DUF2752 domain-containing protein, with the protein MIIVIGAFYYFYNPENSPYFFKCSFKLVTGLSCPGCGSQRAVHALLHLNFKEAFHFNPLLIASIPYAGLGIAFNAEVLKSRFPKTRNLLYGSRAMIAVLVIVVLFFIFRNI; encoded by the coding sequence GTGATAATAGTTATAGGTGCATTTTACTATTTTTATAACCCTGAAAATTCTCCTTATTTTTTTAAATGTTCTTTTAAGCTTGTCACAGGTTTAAGTTGTCCCGGCTGCGGTAGCCAACGCGCAGTTCATGCGCTGCTGCACCTAAATTTTAAAGAGGCCTTCCACTTTAATCCTTTATTAATTGCATCAATTCCTTATGCTGGTTTAGGTATTGCATTTAATGCTGAAGTGTTGAAATCTAGGTTTCCGAAAACAAGAAATTTGCTGTACGGAAGTAGGGCAATGATCGCAGTATTAGTAATAGTAGTCTTGTTCTTTATTTTCAGAAATATTTAA
- a CDS encoding WG repeat-containing protein — MKNALSVVLLFLSFVFYAQQKKVSKSNSVKPNTDLVKLNDSIPALIPQKIDGKYGFVNQKGKVIIKHEYSNVGFFTEDCNLLSSPNPKARIFGSSKYASVHLNGMDFRINHLGKRVYQFRKNDLGKCTPEFKTQLFHAYIMNNAYGIIEDAKFENPGDYRQFTIYPQYDYLHILEGDDLRNPMIIASYKDKFGVIDIYNKVIVPFEYSDIKRNFSWKLARLFEVTKDGKNYYYVDTNNIAY, encoded by the coding sequence ATGAAGAATGCGTTAAGTGTAGTGTTGCTGTTTCTTTCTTTTGTTTTCTATGCCCAGCAGAAAAAGGTCAGCAAATCAAATTCAGTAAAACCAAACACAGATTTAGTGAAATTAAATGATTCGATTCCAGCCCTTATTCCCCAAAAAATTGACGGTAAATATGGCTTCGTGAATCAGAAAGGTAAAGTCATTATAAAACACGAATACAGCAATGTTGGGTTTTTTACAGAAGACTGCAATCTGCTCAGTTCACCTAATCCTAAAGCGAGAATTTTTGGTTCTTCAAAATATGCTTCCGTACATTTAAATGGTATGGATTTCCGCATTAATCATTTGGGGAAACGCGTTTACCAGTTCAGAAAGAATGATTTGGGAAAATGTACGCCCGAGTTTAAAACTCAACTTTTTCACGCATACATCATGAATAATGCCTACGGAATTATTGAAGATGCTAAATTCGAAAATCCCGGAGATTACAGGCAGTTTACCATTTATCCTCAGTATGATTATCTGCATATTTTAGAAGGTGATGATTTAAGAAACCCAATGATTATTGCTTCTTACAAAGATAAATTCGGAGTAATCGACATTTATAATAAAGTAATCGTACCGTTTGAGTACAGCGATATTAAAAGAAACTTCAGCTGGAAACTTGCCCGCCTTTTCGAAGTAACTAAAGATGGTAAAAATTATTATTACGTTGACACCAACAATATCGCCTATTAA